From Prochlorococcus marinus XMU1419, a single genomic window includes:
- a CDS encoding trans-sulfuration enzyme family protein — protein MGNKENNIKKPGFKTLSIHHGETFAEETGCVMPPIFSTSTFKHGNKDNFDYTRSGNPNFRILENTLKSIEDSKYCTVFGSGISAVTAISSTLKSGDKILCESNLYGCTVRMFEKVFKKFGLEVLYTDFTNENNVKKISNFEPTLIWLESPTNPLLKVLDIKAICDEANKLEIPVVVDNTFSTALIQKPLDLGATLSLVSTTKFINGHSDALGGAVLTNNEEWNSKMLFSQKALGLQPSPFDSWLITRGVKTLPLRIEQQTKSAEFISEELGNHKIISKVIYPFNQEHPQFNLAKSQMKSGGSMITLKLNLNKEDTFKFCKSLKYFSLAESLGGVESLICHPATMTHASIDDKTKNLLGIDDALVRLSIGCEDTNDLISDILFALNKF, from the coding sequence ATGGGAAATAAGGAAAATAATATAAAAAAGCCAGGTTTTAAGACCTTATCTATTCACCATGGGGAAACATTTGCTGAAGAAACTGGATGTGTTATGCCTCCTATTTTTTCTACATCTACTTTCAAACATGGAAATAAAGATAATTTCGACTACACCAGATCAGGCAATCCCAACTTTAGAATTCTAGAAAACACCCTTAAATCAATAGAAGATTCTAAATATTGTACAGTTTTTGGATCTGGAATTAGCGCGGTAACTGCAATTTCATCAACACTGAAATCAGGTGACAAGATACTCTGCGAGTCAAATCTCTATGGTTGTACAGTGAGGATGTTCGAAAAAGTTTTCAAGAAATTTGGACTAGAAGTTTTATACACAGATTTTACAAACGAAAATAATGTCAAAAAGATTTCAAACTTCGAGCCAACCTTGATATGGCTAGAAAGTCCAACTAATCCACTTTTGAAAGTACTCGATATTAAGGCGATTTGTGATGAAGCGAATAAACTCGAAATACCAGTAGTTGTAGACAATACCTTCTCTACTGCACTTATTCAAAAACCATTGGACCTTGGTGCAACACTATCGCTTGTAAGCACCACAAAATTCATTAATGGACATAGTGATGCACTTGGCGGAGCAGTACTTACAAATAATGAGGAATGGAATAGTAAGATGCTTTTCTCTCAAAAAGCTCTCGGGCTTCAACCATCTCCTTTTGATAGTTGGCTCATTACGAGAGGAGTAAAAACTCTTCCTTTAAGAATCGAACAACAAACTAAAAGTGCAGAATTTATTTCTGAAGAATTAGGTAATCATAAAATTATTAGTAAAGTAATTTACCCTTTTAATCAAGAACATCCGCAATTTAATTTAGCAAAATCGCAAATGAAATCTGGAGGTTCAATGATCACCCTAAAATTAAATTTAAATAAAGAGGATACTTTTAAATTTTGCAAATCTCTCAAATATTTCTCTCTAGCAGAAAGCCTTGGAGGAGTTGAAAGTTTAATTTGTCACCCTGCAACGATGACTCATGCTTCCATTGATGACAAAACAAAAAATTTACTAGGGATAGATGATGCTCTTGTCAGATTATCAATTGGATGTGAAGATACAAACGATTTAATCTCGGACATTTTATTTGCTTTAAATAAATTCTGA
- the yidD gene encoding membrane protein insertion efficiency factor YidD, with protein sequence MFKTINKSITSILLFLISFYQKWFSPFFGPRCRFIPSCSSYGYEAITRHGPWKGGWLTLKRLSRCHPLTPCGCDPVPE encoded by the coding sequence GTGTTCAAAACTATAAATAAATCAATTACTTCTATACTTCTTTTTTTGATTTCGTTTTATCAAAAGTGGTTTTCTCCTTTTTTTGGACCAAGATGCAGATTTATTCCAAGTTGCAGCTCTTATGGATATGAGGCAATTACTAGACATGGTCCTTGGAAGGGAGGGTGGTTAACTTTAAAAAGATTAAGCAGATGTCATCCTTTAACTCCCTGTGGATGTGACCCTGTGCCTGAGTAA
- a CDS encoding glutaredoxin family protein, translated as MKIFIFVRQGCCLCDSLKNKLAKINLNELFPNLEELKEIDIDRVDLYKDKYKKYDYEVPVIAIERIRSEEIIELPRISPRLKDDQLKNWFQKNISTILEK; from the coding sequence ATGAAAATATTTATTTTTGTTAGGCAGGGATGTTGCCTTTGTGATTCATTAAAAAACAAACTGGCAAAAATAAATCTTAATGAGTTATTCCCTAATCTAGAGGAGCTTAAAGAAATTGATATTGATAGGGTCGATTTATATAAAGATAAATATAAAAAATATGATTATGAAGTACCTGTTATTGCTATTGAAAGAATTAGGTCCGAGGAGATCATAGAATTGCCTCGCATTTCTCCAAGATTAAAAGATGATCAATTAAAGAATTGGTTTCAAAAAAATATTAGTACCATTCTGGAGAAATAA
- a CDS encoding SDR family NAD(P)-dependent oxidoreductase, translating into MKGLALVVGAGGIGTQIAKDLSESEKDLEVVLCGRKSEFNSFWELDIEDSQSLLQLKNKISNQPSKLRLVVNATGRLHGDSLQPEKRLQHLDKKNMMESFSINAFSPILLAKAIEEFIPKDLDFNFASISARVGSIGDNQTGGWYSYRAAKSAQNQFFKSLSIEWSRRFPKATITLLHPGTVDTDLSRPFHKFVPEHKLFSKEKSSQFLINIIKNQSPECTGKFIAWDSSEIPW; encoded by the coding sequence ATGAAAGGCTTAGCCTTAGTTGTAGGCGCAGGTGGAATTGGAACCCAAATAGCTAAAGATCTGAGTGAAAGTGAAAAAGATTTAGAAGTTGTTTTGTGTGGAAGAAAAAGTGAATTTAATTCTTTTTGGGAATTAGATATAGAGGATTCTCAATCCCTTTTGCAGTTGAAAAATAAAATATCAAATCAGCCTTCAAAATTAAGGCTAGTTGTTAATGCTACAGGTAGACTTCATGGTGATTCTCTTCAACCAGAAAAAAGATTACAACATCTTGATAAAAAAAATATGATGGAAAGTTTTTCAATAAACGCCTTTTCTCCTATTTTATTAGCTAAAGCGATTGAAGAATTTATACCAAAAGATTTGGATTTTAATTTTGCAAGTATAAGTGCAAGAGTTGGTAGCATTGGAGATAATCAAACTGGAGGTTGGTATTCATATAGAGCTGCAAAATCTGCGCAAAATCAGTTTTTTAAATCTTTAAGTATTGAATGGTCTAGACGTTTCCCAAAGGCTACTATCACATTGCTTCATCCAGGAACAGTAGATACTGATTTATCTAGACCTTTTCATAAATTTGTGCCAGAACATAAATTATTTAGTAAAGAAAAATCCTCCCAATTTTTGATAAATATTATTAAAAATCAATCCCCGGAATGTACTGGAAAATTTATTGCTTGGGATAGCTCAGAAATACCCTGGTAA
- a CDS encoding UDP-N-acetylmuramoyl-L-alanyl-D-glutamate--2,6-diaminopimelate ligase — protein MRSIKLHKLLDLVGIIPSSNLIDQDINNISFNSKEVQKGTLFLGMPGLNVDGGKFCIEAIENGAEAAIIGPAAKQKIGSIDRKRILVIEDNLDYIFGQIVAEFWNRPSRKLKLIGVTGTNGKTTITFLLEYLLKKLGKKTALFGTLFNRWPGFSEVASHTTDFADKLQKKLNAAVEAESEFAILEVSSHSIAQKRISGCEFEAAIFTNLTQDHLDYHSDMESYFQTKRKLFLPPYLIEKDGISVLNHDDPWISKLSSDLEKRSSLVSTKITESEFKNHDFFFVTDKKFTENGSTCIFHTPKEKIQLFVPLVGEFNLMNAIQAITILYKLNFSLKDLSKLIRSFPGAPGRMEKIEIDNDDVLRSLPTVIVDYAHTPDGLKKVLQSIKKLCKGKLITVFGCGGDRDLGKRPLMGSIAEEFSDQLFITSDNPRSEEPQKIVNDILMGIKKREKITIEIDRFKAINESIKFANKEDIVLIAGKGHEDYQILNDKVINFDDRKIAYKLLKEKRKSQ, from the coding sequence ATGAGATCTATAAAATTACATAAACTTTTAGATTTGGTAGGAATTATTCCTTCATCAAATCTTATCGATCAAGATATCAATAATATTTCTTTTAACTCTAAAGAAGTACAAAAAGGAACTTTATTTTTAGGAATGCCTGGTTTAAATGTTGATGGAGGAAAATTTTGTATTGAGGCAATTGAAAATGGCGCAGAGGCTGCCATTATTGGGCCTGCTGCAAAACAGAAAATTGGATCTATTGATCGAAAAAGGATTTTGGTTATTGAGGATAATTTAGATTATATTTTTGGTCAAATAGTCGCTGAGTTTTGGAATAGGCCTTCAAGAAAACTTAAACTTATTGGTGTTACTGGTACAAATGGAAAAACGACAATTACTTTCTTATTGGAATACCTTTTAAAAAAATTAGGGAAAAAGACTGCATTATTTGGGACCTTGTTTAATAGATGGCCTGGCTTCTCAGAAGTTGCTTCTCATACAACTGATTTCGCCGATAAACTTCAAAAGAAATTAAATGCTGCTGTTGAGGCAGAATCTGAATTCGCGATATTAGAAGTAAGTTCTCATTCTATTGCTCAAAAGAGGATATCAGGATGCGAATTTGAGGCGGCTATTTTTACTAATTTAACTCAAGATCATCTTGATTATCACTCAGATATGGAATCTTATTTTCAAACAAAAAGAAAATTGTTTTTACCACCTTATTTAATAGAAAAGGATGGAATTTCTGTATTAAATCACGATGACCCTTGGATATCTAAATTATCATCTGATCTTGAAAAAAGATCTTCATTAGTGTCTACAAAGATTACTGAAAGTGAATTTAAAAATCATGATTTTTTTTTCGTAACAGATAAAAAATTTACTGAAAATGGCTCAACCTGCATTTTTCATACACCCAAGGAAAAAATTCAACTTTTTGTTCCACTCGTTGGAGAATTTAATTTAATGAATGCGATTCAAGCAATAACAATTTTGTATAAACTTAATTTTTCTTTAAAAGATCTATCAAAGTTAATACGATCTTTCCCTGGCGCTCCTGGGCGAATGGAGAAAATAGAAATTGATAATGATGACGTTTTAAGATCACTTCCAACAGTAATTGTTGATTATGCCCACACTCCTGATGGATTAAAAAAAGTTTTGCAATCAATTAAAAAACTTTGTAAGGGAAAACTCATTACTGTTTTTGGCTGTGGAGGAGATCGAGATCTTGGTAAAAGGCCTTTAATGGGATCAATAGCTGAAGAGTTTTCTGATCAACTTTTTATAACTTCAGATAATCCAAGATCAGAAGAACCCCAAAAGATAGTAAATGATATTTTGATGGGTATAAAAAAAAGAGAAAAAATAACAATTGAGATTGATAGATTTAAAGCAATAAATGAATCTATTAAATTTGCCAATAAAGAAGATATTGTTTTAATTGCAGGTAAAGGACATGAAGACTACCAAATTCTCAATGATAAAGTTATTAATTTTGATGATAGAAAAATAGCTTATAAATTATTAAAAGAAAAAAGAAAATCTCAATAA
- the rpsD gene encoding 30S ribosomal protein S4, with the protein MSRYRGPRLRVTRRLGELPGLTRKASKKSNPPGQHGQARRKRSEYAIRLEEKQKLRFNYGVSEKQLVRYVKKARAQEGSTGTNLLRLLENRLDNVCFRLGFGGTIPGSRQLVNHGHVTVNGKVLDIAGYQCKSGDVIGIKENKASKKLVEGNIEFPGLANVPPHLDLDKPKLTGKINGKCDREWVALEINELLVVEYYSRKV; encoded by the coding sequence ATGTCAAGATACCGCGGCCCCAGATTAAGGGTTACGCGTCGCTTGGGAGAACTACCAGGTCTCACCAGGAAAGCTTCAAAGAAGTCTAATCCTCCAGGTCAGCACGGCCAAGCCCGTCGCAAGCGATCAGAATATGCAATTCGTCTAGAAGAAAAGCAGAAACTTAGGTTTAATTATGGAGTTTCTGAAAAACAACTAGTACGTTATGTGAAAAAAGCTAGAGCTCAAGAAGGATCTACAGGTACTAACCTACTAAGACTTTTAGAAAACAGACTTGATAATGTTTGTTTTAGATTGGGTTTTGGAGGTACCATTCCAGGCTCAAGACAATTAGTAAATCATGGCCATGTAACCGTTAATGGAAAGGTTCTTGATATTGCTGGTTATCAATGCAAATCAGGCGATGTAATCGGAATTAAAGAAAACAAAGCAAGCAAAAAACTTGTAGAAGGTAATATAGAATTCCCTGGCTTAGCAAATGTCCCACCTCATCTTGATTTAGACAAGCCTAAATTAACGGGAAAAATAAATGGGAAATGCGATAGAGAGTGGGTGGCTCTAGAAATAAACGAACTACTAGTTGTTGAATATTATTCAAGAAAAGTTTAA